The following coding sequences are from one Diospyros lotus cultivar Yz01 chromosome 7, ASM1463336v1, whole genome shotgun sequence window:
- the LOC127806246 gene encoding omega-3 fatty acid desaturase, chloroplastic-like: MASWVLSECGFRPLPRIYPRPRNGLPSMAATPSKLRLPQSVPDPVGSSFWVPTGTGSRPGNWRLKVSVPVRIQTIEEEGGQRENGKERTNGANEEAEFDPGAPPPFRLADIRAAIPKHCWVKDPWRSMSYVVRDVAVVFGLAAAAAYLNNWLVWPLYWFAQGTMFWGLFVLGHDCGHGSFSNNHKLNSVVGHLLHSSILVPYHGWRISHRTHHQNHGHVENDESWHPLSEKIYSKLDNLTRLLRFTLPFPLLAYPIYLWSRSPGKTGSHFNPSSDLFVPSERKDIITSTLSWGAMAALLVCLSFVMGPIQLLKLYGIPYWIFVTWLDLVTYLHHHGHEDKLPWYRGEEWSYLRGGLTTLDRDYGWINNIHHDIGTHVIHHLFPQIPHYHLIEATEAAKPVLGKYYREPKKSGPLPFHLLGSLIRSMKRDHYVSDTGDVVYYQTDPQLYGSPKAE, from the exons ATGGCCAGTTGGGTCTTATCAGAATGTGGTTTCAGACCCCTCCCCAGAATCTACCCTCGGCCCAGAAATGGACTTCCCTCCATGGCCGCCACTCCTTCCAAGCTTAGGCTGCCACAATCAGTACCGGATCCGGTTGGTTCTTCCTTTTGGGTACCAACTGGAACTGGGTCTAGACCCGGAAACTGGAGGCTCAAAGTGAGTGTCCCTGTTAGGATCCAAACTatagaggaagaaggaggaCAGCGAGAGAATGGTAAGGAGAGAACAAATGGTGCTAATGAAGAGGCTGAATTTGACCCTGGCGCGCCGCCTCCATTCCGGCTGGCTGATATTCGAGCTGCGATTCCAAAGCATTGTTGGGTTAAGGACCCTTGGAGATCTATGAGCTATGTGGTCAGGGATGTGGCTGTGGTTTTTGGGTTGGCGGCGGCGGCCGCCTATCTCAACAATTGGCTCGTTTGGCCTCTTTACTGGTTTGCTCAAGGGACCATGTTCTGGGGTCTCTTTGTTCTTGGCCATGATTG TGGCCATGGAAGCTTTTCAAATAACCACAAGCTGAACAGTGTGGTTGGACATCTTCTCCATTCATCAATACTTGTCCCATACCATGGATG GAGAATTAGCCATAGAACTCATCATCAGAACCATGGGCACGTGGAAAACGACGAATCTTGGCACCCA CTGTCTGAAAAGATTTACTCCAAGTTGGATAATCTCACTCGCCTACTGAGGTTCACTTTGCCTTTCCCTTTGCTTGCATATCCCATCTATCTG TGGAGTCGAAGCCCTGGAAAGACAGGCTCTCATTTCAATCCAAGCAGCGACCTGTTTGTGCCGAGTGAGCGAAAAGATATCATCACCTCTACCCTGTCTTGGGGCGCCATGGCTGCACTACTCGTTTGTCTATCCTTCGTAATGGGTCCAATCCAACTGCTTAAGCTCTATGGCATTCCCTACTGG ATTTTCGTCACGTGGTTGGATTTGGTGACATACTTGCATCACCATGGTCACGAGGATAAACTTCCTTGGTATCGCGGCGAG GAGTGGAGTTACCTGAGAGGAGGATTAACAACACTAGATCGAGATTATGGTTGGATTAACAACATTCACCATGACATTGGCACCCATGTGATACATCATCTCTTCCCTCAAATCCCACACTATCACTTAATAGAAGCA ACAGAGGCTGCTAAACCTGTGCTAGGGAAGTACTACAGGGAGCCTAAGAAATCTGGGCCTCTCCCATTTCACTTACTAGGAAGCCTTATCAGAAGCATGAAAAGGGATCACTATGTAAGTGACACTGGGGATGTTGTATACTATCAAACTGATCCACAGCTCTATGGCTCTCCCAAGGCAGAATGA